A stretch of the Pan paniscus chromosome 2, NHGRI_mPanPan1-v2.0_pri, whole genome shotgun sequence genome encodes the following:
- the LOC100981339 gene encoding small ribosomal subunit protein uS3-like → MAVQISKKRMFVTDGIFKAELNEFLTQELAEDGYSGVEVRVTPTRTEIIILATRTQNIPGEKGRRIWELTAIVQKRFGFPEGSVELYAEKVATRGLCAIAQAESLRYKLLGGLAVQRACYGVLRFIMKSGAKGCKVVASGKLRGQRAKSMKFVDGLVIHSGDPINYYVGTAVCHVLLRQGVLGIKVKIMLPWDPTGKTGPKKPLPDHVSVVEPKDEILPTTPISE, encoded by the coding sequence ATGGCTGTGCAAATTTCCAAGAAGAGGATGTTTGTCACTGATGGCATCTTCAAAGCTGAACTGAATGAGTTTCTTACTCAGGAGCTGGCTGAAGATGGCTACTCTGGAGTTGAGGTGCGAGTTACACCAACCAGGACAGAAATCATTATCTTAGCCACCAGAACACAGAATATTCCTGGTGAGAAGGGCCGACGGATTTGGGAACTGACTGCTATAGTTCAGAAGAGGTTTGGCTTTCCAGAGGGCAGTGTAGAGCTTTATGCTGAAAAGGTTGCCACTAGAGGTCTGTGTGCCATTGCCCAGGCAGAGTCTCTGCGTTACAAACTCCTAGGAGGGCTTGCTGTGCAGAGGGCCTGCTATGGTGTGCTGCGGTTCATCATGAAGAGTGGGGCCAAAGGCTGCAAGGTCGTGGCGTCTGGGAAACTCCGAGGACAGAGGGCTAAATCCATGAAGTTTGTGGATGGCCTGGTGATCCACAGTGGAGACCCTATTAACTACTACGTTGGCACTGCTGTGTGCCACGTGTTGCTCAGACAGGGTGTGCTGGGCATCAAGGTGAAGATCATGCTGCCCTGGGACCCAACTGGTAAGACTGGCCCTAAGAAGCCCCTGCCTGACCACGTGAGCGTCGTGGAACCCAAAGATGAGATACTGCCCACCACCCCCATCTCAGAATAG